A genome region from [Limnothrix rosea] IAM M-220 includes the following:
- a CDS encoding efflux RND transporter permease subunit, with translation MFSNLFIKKPIFAFVCGVIILLVGLITIPSLPVDQFPEISPTQINISARYTGASAEVVEQTVTNILEEELNGLEGLKYISSTSSNDGLSAIVATFDASRDKDLAAVDIQNRIASVTSLLPAEVQRNGVRVEKSSNNIVLGIGLYAENDEYSDTFISNYADTYLVDSLRKLQGVGGVQIFGERKYAMRVWLDPNRLAARQLIPQDIVASIREQNLLVGAGKIGQEPAPAGQQFQFDLEIQGGRLSSIEEFEDIVVKVDTQGQLIKLRDVGRVELGAERYTTIARYRGSEAVALGIFQRPGSNALDVANLVIDEMDVLAETFPPGLEYRIAFNPTSYVEASMREVVTTLLTAIALVIFVIFIFLQDWRTTLVPTITIPIALIGTFIFIKLFDFSINSLTLFGLTLATGLVVDDAIVVVEDISRLIKEKGMTPKLAAVQAMRELSSAVIATSLVLMAVFIPVAFFPGTTGALYRQFALTIAFSIAISTFIALTLTPALAGVLLKNSPPPDNFIGVIFGRINAVQDWVRRRYQKLLITLTRLKYVVIGLFTLLLAVTFWLYQTVPNAFVPEEDQGYIITILQAPQGVSMQFTNEVMKKVEAELLAVPEIDGTFAIGGFSFGGGSTSNSAVIFSPLKDWSERTRPDQSAQAIIGKLFPSFSQITEARVFPVNPPPIRGLSNFGGFQFQLQDRSGRAEIEQLVGAMFPLLGAANQDPALQAVFSTYAANNPKFDLELDRNMAKSKNVSIDQAFGTLQTAFGSSYVNDFQLGQRSYRVYVQMDGQFRDNPDDIRQVYTRSDAGQMVSLGQLMSITPTSGAQSINHYNLLRSIEINGGAAPGVSSGQALATMERIAAQVLPRNFGYEWTGTALEEIQSGGQAPIIFGLGLIFVFLVLAAQYENFLDPIIILLSVPLAICGALTALMLRGFPNDVYCQVGLVMLIGLASKNAILIVEFANQLREEGLSITKAAIEASRERLRPILMTAISTLSGIFPLAVATGAGSASRQSLGTTVFGGMFLATFLSLFVVPILYILVTYASEAIFGKKKLEGEV, from the coding sequence ATGTTTTCTAACCTGTTTATCAAGAAACCAATCTTTGCATTTGTCTGTGGGGTGATTATCCTGCTGGTGGGACTCATTACCATCCCAAGCTTGCCCGTTGATCAATTTCCAGAAATCAGCCCGACCCAAATCAATATCTCCGCCCGATATACCGGAGCCAGTGCCGAAGTTGTCGAGCAGACCGTCACGAATATTCTCGAAGAAGAACTCAATGGTCTAGAAGGTCTGAAGTATATTTCCTCCACGAGTAGTAACGATGGTTTGAGTGCCATTGTCGCGACTTTCGATGCCAGCCGAGACAAAGATTTAGCCGCCGTTGATATCCAGAACCGTATCGCTTCCGTGACCTCCCTACTACCCGCAGAAGTACAACGCAATGGCGTTCGGGTGGAGAAAAGCAGTAACAATATTGTTTTGGGTATTGGACTCTACGCCGAAAACGACGAATACAGCGATACCTTCATTAGTAACTACGCCGATACCTACCTTGTTGATTCCCTCCGAAAACTCCAAGGAGTAGGCGGTGTCCAGATTTTCGGTGAACGCAAATATGCCATGCGAGTGTGGCTAGATCCCAACCGTTTAGCCGCTAGGCAATTGATTCCCCAAGATATTGTCGCGTCCATACGTGAGCAAAACCTCCTCGTCGGTGCAGGCAAAATTGGCCAAGAACCCGCCCCAGCCGGACAGCAATTTCAGTTTGACCTAGAAATCCAAGGCGGTAGACTCAGCTCCATCGAAGAATTTGAAGATATCGTCGTTAAGGTTGATACCCAAGGACAACTGATCAAACTGCGGGATGTGGGTCGCGTAGAACTAGGAGCAGAACGCTATACAACGATCGCCCGTTATCGCGGTAGTGAAGCCGTTGCCCTCGGTATTTTCCAGCGTCCGGGGAGTAATGCCCTTGATGTGGCAAACCTTGTGATCGATGAGATGGATGTCCTCGCCGAGACATTCCCGCCGGGGTTGGAATATCGCATTGCCTTTAACCCCACCTCCTACGTTGAAGCCTCCATGCGCGAAGTGGTGACCACACTACTGACGGCGATCGCCCTTGTTATTTTCGTTATCTTTATTTTCCTGCAAGACTGGCGCACCACCCTCGTCCCGACGATCACCATTCCCATTGCCCTGATCGGTACTTTTATCTTTATCAAACTCTTTGACTTTTCCATTAATAGCTTGACCCTGTTCGGTTTGACCCTAGCAACAGGCCTAGTCGTAGACGATGCAATCGTGGTAGTCGAAGATATTTCGCGCCTGATTAAAGAAAAAGGCATGACCCCTAAACTTGCCGCTGTCCAAGCAATGCGGGAATTATCCAGTGCAGTGATCGCCACCTCCTTGGTACTCATGGCGGTGTTTATTCCCGTCGCCTTTTTCCCCGGTACGACAGGTGCGCTCTATCGCCAATTTGCCCTAACGATCGCCTTCTCCATTGCCATTTCCACCTTTATTGCCCTCACCCTCACCCCCGCATTAGCCGGAGTCCTCCTGAAAAATTCCCCCCCACCCGACAACTTTATCGGTGTGATTTTCGGGCGTATTAATGCCGTACAGGACTGGGTACGTCGCCGCTACCAGAAATTACTCATTACCCTCACCCGATTGAAATATGTGGTGATTGGTTTATTTACCCTATTGTTGGCCGTTACCTTTTGGCTCTATCAAACCGTTCCCAACGCCTTCGTGCCAGAGGAAGACCAAGGCTATATCATCACCATTTTGCAAGCACCCCAAGGAGTGTCGATGCAATTTACCAATGAAGTGATGAAAAAAGTTGAGGCCGAATTATTAGCTGTCCCCGAAATTGACGGCACCTTTGCCATCGGTGGTTTTAGCTTTGGTGGCGGTAGTACTTCCAACTCAGCCGTGATCTTTTCACCCCTAAAAGATTGGTCAGAACGCACCCGACCCGACCAGTCCGCCCAGGCCATTATCGGTAAGCTGTTTCCCTCTTTTTCGCAAATTACAGAAGCCCGCGTTTTCCCCGTAAATCCTCCGCCCATTAGAGGACTAAGTAACTTTGGTGGTTTCCAGTTCCAGCTCCAAGATCGCAGTGGACGGGCAGAAATTGAGCAGCTTGTCGGTGCAATGTTTCCGCTTTTAGGGGCGGCAAACCAAGACCCTGCTTTGCAGGCTGTTTTTAGTACCTATGCGGCAAATAACCCAAAATTTGATCTTGAGCTAGACCGCAATATGGCGAAATCTAAAAATGTCAGCATTGACCAAGCCTTCGGTACATTACAAACGGCCTTTGGTTCGAGCTATGTCAATGATTTTCAGTTAGGGCAACGCAGCTATCGGGTCTATGTACAGATGGACGGTCAGTTCCGCGATAATCCCGATGATATCCGGCAGGTTTATACCCGTTCTGACGCAGGGCAAATGGTTTCCCTCGGTCAGTTGATGAGTATCACGCCCACGTCTGGCGCTCAGTCGATTAATCACTATAATTTGCTGCGATCCATTGAAATTAATGGGGGCGCAGCGCCGGGGGTCAGTTCTGGTCAAGCTTTGGCAACGATGGAACGGATTGCTGCTCAGGTTTTACCGCGCAACTTTGGGTATGAGTGGACGGGGACAGCCCTTGAGGAAATCCAGTCGGGGGGACAAGCACCGATCATTTTTGGTTTGGGTCTCATTTTTGTGTTCCTTGTTTTGGCGGCGCAGTACGAAAATTTCCTTGATCCGATCATTATTTTGTTGTCGGTTCCCCTTGCGATTTGTGGGGCGCTGACGGCGTTAATGTTGCGGGGTTTTCCCAATGACGTGTACTGTCAGGTGGGTTTGGTGATGCTCATTGGTTTGGCGAGTAAAAATGCCATTTTGATTGTGGAGTTTGCTAACCAATTGCGGGAGGAGGGTTTGTCGATTACGAAGGCGGCTATTGAGGCATCGCGGGAGCGTTTACGGCCTATTTTGATGACGGCGATTTCTACTTTGTCGGGGATTTTTCCCCTTGCTGTGGCAACGGGAGCTGGTTCTGCTAGTCGTCAATCTCTTGGTACTACGGTGTTTGGGGGGATGTTTTTGGCAACGTTTTTGAGTTTGTTTGTTGTGCCAATTTTGTACATTTTGGTCACCTATGCTAGTGAAGCGATTTTTGGGAAAAAGAAACTGGAAGGTGAAGTCTAA
- a CDS encoding GerMN domain-containing protein: MAFSDKRFGMLWAVAIAAMVLVGCDEETIPNPNISTEPPPETSTVISESVEPSVYWLEDKGDRFELVAVPMATTKANADENLEQLMIELTETTPAGGDRSSALPENTKVISHKIQADGIVINLSEDFTFGGGSASMIGRLGQVIYTATSIEPEAAVWLQVEGEPLEVLGGEGLVIEQPMTRAIFEQEFEL; encoded by the coding sequence ATGGCTTTTTCTGACAAAAGATTTGGAATGCTGTGGGCAGTGGCGATCGCCGCCATGGTGCTTGTCGGTTGCGATGAGGAAACGATCCCAAACCCGAATATCAGTACTGAACCACCGCCCGAAACTTCGACAGTCATTTCCGAATCGGTTGAACCGAGCGTTTATTGGCTAGAGGACAAGGGCGATCGTTTTGAGCTGGTGGCAGTGCCCATGGCGACCACGAAGGCGAATGCGGATGAAAATCTGGAGCAATTAATGATTGAGCTAACGGAAACTACTCCAGCAGGCGGCGATCGCTCCTCGGCATTGCCGGAAAATACCAAGGTGATTAGCCACAAAATTCAGGCTGACGGCATTGTGATTAATCTCTCGGAGGACTTTACCTTTGGTGGTGGTAGTGCCTCAATGATTGGTCGTCTAGGGCAAGTTATTTATACAGCGACAAGTATTGAACCGGAAGCTGCTGTTTGGCTGCAGGTGGAAGGAGAGCCTTTGGAAGTTTTAGGTGGTGAGGGTTTAGTGATTGAACAGCCGATGACCCGCGCAATTTTTGAGCAAGAGTTTGAATTGTAG
- a CDS encoding Uma2 family endonuclease: MLLELQRIHVPPGQHILLENVSWQEFERILEDLGERRSSRIAYNKSTLEIMTPLPEDEHSKEIIGDLVKVLLEELDIEFCSLGSTTFKKDSLQGLEPDQCFYIANEAKIRGKGRIDLATDPPPDLALEIDITSRTHPAIYAALGVPELWRFEKGELQINVLINGAYQEVGTSPTFPQLPLLELIPKFLAESKIAGRNTVIRKFRKLVRK, encoded by the coding sequence ATGCTCCTAGAACTACAGCGAATTCACGTGCCGCCGGGACAACATATCCTCCTCGAAAATGTCAGTTGGCAAGAATTTGAACGTATTCTCGAAGATTTAGGAGAACGCCGTAGCAGTCGTATCGCCTATAACAAAAGCACCTTAGAAATCATGACCCCTTTACCAGAAGATGAGCATAGTAAAGAAATTATTGGCGATCTTGTAAAGGTGTTGTTGGAAGAACTCGATATTGAATTTTGCTCTTTGGGGTCTACAACTTTTAAGAAAGATTCACTGCAAGGGCTAGAGCCGGACCAATGTTTTTATATCGCCAATGAAGCAAAAATCCGTGGGAAAGGTCGAATTGATTTAGCGACCGATCCCCCTCCAGATCTCGCCCTTGAAATTGACATCACCTCCCGCACTCACCCAGCAATTTATGCGGCTCTCGGTGTCCCAGAACTCTGGCGTTTTGAAAAAGGTGAGCTACAAATTAATGTGCTGATCAATGGCGCATACCAAGAAGTTGGGACTAGCCCGACATTCCCTCAACTTCCTTTACTTGAATTAATCCCCAAATTTCTAGCTGAGAGTAAAATCGCAGGACGTAATACTGTTATTAGAAAATTTCGCAAATTGGTCAGGAAATAA
- a CDS encoding sensor histidine kinase, translated as MFQATRNRLALWYTAITAILLLLFATGVYFYVRYTLIERIDDTLTHVVEVVERSLIIEPDAEMGYSINIDASFRPQAPSVEDDRIDLELFSPTGELLWSTFSEPLDLPVMYNPRGETVHLNEDYLLRQITDRLELDHRYVLGYLRVSHPWFEVTRPIRKLLIDLSLGISIMITCGAAIGWLLSGIAIEPVKESYQQLRQFTADASHELRNPIAMIQTNVQMAIAYPDPDARQQNLKVIERLTQRLGRLVNDLLFLARADSGVLQVKFEPLPLDALLVEVIEEQRAVSRQQNIQLNLDIRGNSAEAEPFTILGDWDQMARLFTNLIGNAIAYAFPETDQKKDKIIMVTIDTPPKTPRQHQEQIMVTVEDNGVGISADILPNIFDRFYRPDPARSNPGGTSTGSGLGLAIAKAIAQSHQGQISVKSDHRGTKFQVIVPLHKISET; from the coding sequence ATGTTTCAGGCTACCCGCAATCGTCTTGCTCTTTGGTATACCGCCATCACGGCGATTTTACTCCTGCTCTTTGCGACAGGGGTTTATTTCTATGTGCGCTACACTCTCATCGAACGCATTGATGACACCCTAACCCACGTGGTGGAAGTTGTGGAGCGATCGCTGATCATTGAGCCGGATGCAGAGATGGGCTACTCCATTAATATCGATGCGAGTTTTCGACCCCAAGCTCCTAGTGTGGAGGATGATCGTATTGATTTGGAGCTCTTTAGCCCGACGGGAGAATTGCTGTGGTCTACCTTTTCGGAACCGCTAGATTTACCTGTCATGTACAATCCTCGCGGTGAAACGGTACATCTTAATGAAGACTATCTACTGCGGCAAATTACCGACCGTTTGGAGCTAGACCATCGTTATGTGCTGGGGTATCTGCGGGTTAGTCATCCGTGGTTTGAGGTGACTCGTCCCATTCGTAAATTGTTAATTGATCTGAGTCTGGGTATTTCGATCATGATTACTTGTGGGGCGGCGATCGGTTGGCTACTGTCGGGTATTGCTATTGAGCCAGTGAAGGAGTCCTATCAACAGCTGCGACAGTTTACGGCGGATGCTTCCCATGAGCTGCGCAATCCCATTGCGATGATTCAGACGAATGTCCAGATGGCGATCGCCTACCCAGATCCCGATGCGCGCCAGCAAAATCTGAAGGTGATTGAGCGGTTAACCCAAAGGCTAGGGCGGTTGGTTAATGATTTGTTATTTTTGGCGCGGGCGGATAGTGGTGTCTTGCAGGTGAAATTTGAGCCGTTACCCCTTGATGCTCTGTTGGTGGAAGTTATTGAAGAGCAGCGAGCTGTGAGTCGCCAACAAAATATTCAGCTAAATCTCGATATTCGTGGCAATTCGGCAGAGGCGGAACCTTTTACTATTCTGGGCGATTGGGATCAGATGGCACGGCTTTTTACGAATCTCATCGGTAATGCGATCGCCTACGCGTTTCCCGAAACTGACCAGAAAAAAGACAAAATTATTATGGTCACAATCGACACGCCACCGAAAACGCCACGACAACACCAAGAGCAAATTATGGTGACGGTAGAGGATAATGGTGTGGGCATTTCAGCCGACATTTTGCCGAATATTTTTGATCGCTTTTATCGCCCCGATCCTGCCCGCAGTAATCCCGGTGGTACTAGTACGGGTTCGGGTCTAGGTCTTGCCATCGCAAAGGCGATCGCCCAAAGTCACCAAGGGCAAATTTCCGTAAAAAGTGACCATCGGGGCACAAAATTTCAGGTAATAGTGCCATTACACAAAATTTCAGAAACATAA
- a CDS encoding phosphate ABC transporter substrate-binding protein produces MAKKNDTIPLILALFFTLGILGVGAWFFLKQSDVPPITVGGGNSTPTQNTPPSNSGASNPFSPPATVAQGTTVRVSGSTSMVTINEALKNRFELQYPGTAVSTTASGSSEGIRDVLAGTADIAATSRPLKPEESSQGLKAIPVATDAIALVVSKENPFSTGLTTAQAQGIFTGSITDWSAIGNNASGMIRVINRPEVSGTHQTFKELVLNNAAFGNGDNFTMMEQDATTPILRALGRDGISYATYAQIANQQTVRTVPIDGVTPESDLYPYLRPLYYVYQEPASPAVEAFLGFAGSPVGLETVEGAQE; encoded by the coding sequence ATGGCAAAGAAAAACGATACTATCCCTTTAATTTTGGCACTTTTCTTCACCCTCGGTATTCTCGGTGTCGGCGCATGGTTTTTTCTGAAACAATCTGATGTACCACCTATTACTGTCGGTGGGGGAAATTCAACGCCTACTCAAAATACGCCTCCATCAAATTCTGGTGCTTCTAATCCCTTTAGTCCTCCTGCTACGGTGGCTCAGGGCACAACTGTTCGGGTATCTGGCTCCACCAGTATGGTGACGATTAATGAGGCGTTAAAAAATCGTTTTGAGTTGCAATATCCCGGCACTGCGGTCAGTACAACGGCTAGTGGTTCTAGTGAGGGTATCCGAGATGTGTTGGCTGGGACTGCGGATATAGCAGCAACGTCTCGTCCTCTTAAACCAGAGGAGTCTTCTCAAGGTCTGAAAGCTATTCCTGTCGCGACTGATGCGATCGCCCTTGTGGTTTCTAAGGAAAATCCTTTTAGTACGGGCTTAACAACGGCTCAGGCTCAGGGGATTTTTACCGGGTCTATTACGGATTGGTCGGCGATCGGCAACAATGCTAGCGGTATGATTCGTGTGATTAATCGCCCAGAAGTGAGCGGCACTCACCAAACCTTTAAGGAACTGGTTCTAAATAATGCAGCGTTTGGTAATGGCGATAATTTCACGATGATGGAACAGGATGCTACTACACCGATTTTGCGAGCCCTTGGCAGAGATGGTATTAGTTATGCGACCTATGCTCAAATTGCGAACCAACAAACGGTTCGTACTGTGCCCATTGATGGTGTGACCCCGGAATCGGATCTTTATCCCTATCTCAGACCGCTTTATTATGTTTACCAAGAGCCTGCTAGTCCGGCTGTGGAAGCGTTTTTAGGCTTTGCTGGGTCGCCGGTTGGTCTGGAAACCGTTGAAGGGGCGCAAGAATAA
- a CDS encoding TIGR00266 family protein, with protein MSNFEFRVENNPSYASLIVKLPPNQTLLVEAGAMAAMDANIEMKSKMRGGLMKGIGRMFSGESLFISEFTAQNTPGEIYLSPGVPGDVTHYHLDGSKGLMVQSSGFVASSPSVDLDTKFQGLKGFFSGESIFFLRASGQGDFWFSSYGAILEIPVEGDYVVDTGYIVAFEDTLNYNVEMIGGLSFRSLRTGILGGEGLVCRFSGSGRLWVQSRNLFPLMNFLYSFRPVKSD; from the coding sequence ATGTCTAACTTTGAGTTTCGCGTTGAAAATAATCCTTCCTATGCCTCATTAATTGTTAAATTACCGCCCAATCAGACTCTCCTAGTAGAAGCTGGGGCAATGGCAGCGATGGATGCCAATATCGAGATGAAGTCCAAAATGCGCGGCGGACTAATGAAGGGGATTGGTCGCATGTTTAGTGGCGAATCTTTATTTATTAGCGAATTTACAGCCCAAAATACGCCGGGAGAAATTTACCTTTCACCGGGTGTGCCGGGGGATGTCACCCACTATCATCTCGATGGCTCGAAGGGTTTGATGGTGCAGTCTTCTGGCTTTGTGGCTTCTAGTCCTTCAGTGGATTTAGATACTAAATTTCAGGGGCTAAAGGGCTTTTTCTCTGGGGAATCGATTTTCTTTTTGCGGGCATCGGGACAGGGAGATTTTTGGTTTAGTTCCTATGGTGCGATCCTCGAAATTCCGGTGGAAGGGGATTATGTCGTTGATACGGGCTACATTGTGGCCTTTGAAGATACCCTCAACTACAACGTGGAGATGATTGGCGGTTTATCGTTCCGGAGTTTGCGTACTGGCATTCTTGGTGGAGAGGGTTTAGTTTGCCGCTTTAGTGGTTCTGGTCGGTTATGGGTTCAATCTCGTAATTTATTCCCGCTGATGAATTTCCTTTATTCTTTCCGTCCGGTCAAGAGTGATTAG
- a CDS encoding TIGR00266 family protein codes for MDIQLLHQPDNAIAHVKLEAGEEIVAQAGAMVAMSGSINSSTTLRKGKGGGIMGGLKRMLAGESLFLSVFRSPVPNSEIWFAPKLMGDLLLYQMQGDEFVVQASSYLASGSNVDIDLGWQGFKSLFSGESIFWLSVSGQGPLLVTSFGAIYEIDVDGEYIVDTGHIVAFEKTLSFKVGKANPSWMGAFLGGEGLVCRFKGKGKLYCQTHNPGSFGLKVGSRLPPR; via the coding sequence ATGGATATACAACTTTTACATCAGCCTGATAATGCGATCGCCCACGTAAAGCTAGAGGCCGGAGAAGAAATCGTTGCCCAAGCAGGAGCCATGGTGGCCATGAGCGGCAGCATCAACTCCAGTACGACCCTACGGAAGGGAAAAGGCGGCGGCATTATGGGCGGCCTTAAACGCATGCTAGCTGGCGAATCTTTATTCCTTAGCGTCTTTAGATCTCCCGTCCCCAATAGCGAAATTTGGTTTGCCCCGAAGTTAATGGGCGACTTGCTGCTATATCAAATGCAGGGTGATGAATTTGTTGTACAAGCTTCCTCCTACTTGGCCTCTGGTTCCAATGTGGATATTGACCTCGGCTGGCAGGGTTTCAAATCTTTGTTCTCCGGCGAATCCATCTTTTGGCTCAGCGTTTCCGGTCAGGGGCCATTGCTGGTGACCTCCTTTGGTGCCATTTACGAAATTGATGTTGATGGTGAATATATTGTCGATACCGGCCATATTGTCGCCTTTGAGAAGACCCTTAGTTTTAAAGTAGGCAAGGCAAACCCCTCATGGATGGGGGCATTTCTCGGAGGTGAAGGTTTAGTTTGTCGATTTAAGGGGAAAGGGAAGCTGTATTGCCAAACCCATAACCCCGGTTCCTTCGGCTTGAAAGTCGGTTCACGACTCCCTCCCCGCTAG
- a CDS encoding TIGR00266 family protein produces the protein MKYEIRYKPAFACLFVTLEPGEQVTAEAGAMVSMDGGITMKTEFSGGFLPALMRHFFGGESLFVNVYRNTSNKRQTVILTQSMIGDIHRIDLSQGPICFQPGAYIAHTPGANMGVKWAGFASWFAGEGLFKLEFTGKGRVFYGCYGGIMEKQIAGEYIVDNSHLVAYTPGITMNIRMSGGLFGSLTSGEGLVNKLKGRGKVYLQSRSVDGLVGFLRPKCRV, from the coding sequence GTGAAATATGAAATTCGGTACAAGCCTGCCTTCGCTTGTCTTTTCGTAACCCTAGAACCCGGTGAGCAAGTCACCGCTGAAGCAGGTGCAATGGTCAGTATGGATGGCGGCATCACAATGAAAACAGAATTCTCAGGGGGATTCCTGCCAGCACTCATGCGGCACTTTTTTGGGGGGGAGTCACTATTTGTCAACGTCTACCGTAATACAAGCAACAAACGTCAAACCGTAATTTTGACCCAGTCCATGATTGGAGATATTCACCGCATTGACCTATCCCAAGGTCCCATTTGTTTTCAGCCCGGCGCTTATATCGCCCATACTCCCGGCGCGAACATGGGGGTTAAATGGGCAGGTTTTGCCAGTTGGTTTGCCGGAGAAGGTCTATTTAAGCTGGAATTTACAGGGAAAGGGCGAGTATTCTATGGCTGTTACGGCGGCATTATGGAAAAACAAATTGCAGGTGAATACATTGTAGACAATAGTCATTTAGTGGCCTATACACCCGGTATCACCATGAATATTCGGATGTCTGGCGGTCTGTTTGGTTCCCTTACCTCTGGAGAAGGTTTGGTCAACAAGCTAAAGGGACGCGGCAAAGTGTATCTCCAATCCCGTAGTGTCGATGGTTTAGTCGGTTTCCTCCGTCCAAAATGCCGAGTTTAG
- a CDS encoding DUF2605 domain-containing protein — MFPNDLPNDQEMLKTILAPLLDDFSYWFERSLSALEKEQVSFMTVQEQEAFMARIKQAQAEVSVAKSLFNATGGSAGIEMKVLMPWHQLVQECWGIAKKNRESKAS; from the coding sequence ATGTTTCCTAATGATTTGCCTAATGATCAGGAAATGCTTAAAACAATTCTCGCGCCTTTGCTGGATGATTTTTCCTATTGGTTTGAGCGATCTCTTTCTGCGTTGGAGAAGGAGCAGGTTTCTTTCATGACTGTTCAGGAGCAGGAGGCTTTTATGGCAAGAATTAAACAGGCTCAGGCTGAAGTGAGTGTTGCAAAATCTTTGTTTAATGCGACTGGTGGCAGTGCAGGGATTGAGATGAAAGTTCTCATGCCGTGGCATCAACTGGTGCAAGAATGTTGGGGTATTGCTAAGAAAAATCGTGAATCGAAGGCCTCATAA
- a CDS encoding Npun_F5749 family FMN-dependent PPOX-type flavoprotein produces MSTNSFELALWRSPLSRALYRNRSQPHHRFFQIATVTPDGLPTNRTVVFRGFVNQTNALKMITDRRSRKVGDLAIRNQAEIVWYFIKTREQFRLSGTVETVTADDPESDFFQERQRTWEAISANARAQFAWPLPAGPRSDNPEDFNHGELDAKVPLDSFVLLVFQPHKVDHLELRGEPQNRFIYKFLPSHTWEKVAVNP; encoded by the coding sequence ATGAGCACAAATTCCTTTGAGCTGGCACTGTGGCGATCGCCCCTTTCCCGTGCTTTGTATCGTAATCGTAGTCAACCTCACCACCGTTTTTTTCAAATTGCGACGGTGACTCCCGATGGATTGCCGACAAATCGTACGGTTGTTTTTCGCGGGTTTGTTAACCAAACGAATGCTTTGAAGATGATTACAGACCGCCGTAGTCGTAAGGTTGGGGATTTAGCTATTCGTAACCAAGCTGAAATCGTGTGGTATTTCATTAAAACTCGTGAACAGTTTCGGTTGTCGGGCACTGTGGAAACGGTTACAGCTGATGATCCTGAGTCTGATTTTTTTCAGGAGCGGCAACGAACATGGGAAGCTATTTCAGCAAATGCTAGGGCACAATTTGCTTGGCCATTACCGGCAGGGCCTCGAAGTGATAATCCAGAGGATTTTAATCATGGGGAACTTGATGCCAAAGTTCCGTTAGATAGTTTTGTTCTATTAGTGTTTCAACCTCATAAAGTGGATCATTTGGAGCTACGCGGTGAGCCTCAAAATCGCTTTATTTATAAATTTTTGCCATCCCACACATGGGAGAAAGTCGCGGTTAATCCCTAA
- the modA gene encoding molybdate ABC transporter substrate-binding protein, which yields MVRFSSFKYFVLIILFLFFALCIYGCNFNRFRLHDQRVVVVAIASSLGDVMAEIKTEFLAKYPEVNLVFNVASSGVLAQQIRQNAPVDIFASADLSLIQRLIDEKKISSKDNKIFAHNRLVLAASTQSEIKLSSLDSLVKTDIQKIALGNPNSVPAGRYAKNALGRSPSMPNLYESLQKQQKLVFGENVRQVLAYLENQVADVGFIYQTDLRPTSKARSLLILDPKLTGEISYGIAPIQQGLKKVGTQNFIDFVLSPQGQQIIKEYGFLALRD from the coding sequence TTGGTTAGGTTTAGTTCTTTTAAGTATTTTGTTTTAATTATTCTATTTTTATTTTTTGCGCTCTGTATTTATGGCTGTAATTTTAATCGGTTTCGCCTTCATGATCAGCGGGTAGTTGTGGTGGCGATCGCCTCGTCTTTGGGCGATGTTATGGCTGAGATAAAAACAGAATTTTTGGCAAAATACCCAGAGGTTAATCTTGTTTTTAATGTTGCAAGTTCTGGAGTTTTAGCTCAGCAAATTCGGCAAAATGCTCCCGTTGATATTTTTGCTAGTGCGGATTTGAGTTTAATACAAAGGCTCATTGATGAGAAGAAAATCAGTTCAAAGGATAATAAGATTTTTGCTCATAATCGACTGGTTTTAGCAGCCTCGACTCAGTCTGAAATCAAGCTTAGCAGTTTAGATAGTCTAGTCAAGACAGATATTCAAAAAATTGCGCTAGGTAATCCAAACTCAGTCCCAGCAGGAAGATACGCAAAAAATGCCTTGGGGCGATCGCCATCGATGCCAAACTTATACGAGAGTTTACAAAAACAGCAAAAATTAGTTTTTGGAGAAAATGTACGGCAGGTTTTAGCTTACTTAGAAAATCAAGTTGCCGATGTTGGATTTATTTATCAAACAGATTTACGACCAACATCAAAAGCGCGTTCACTGCTCATACTAGATCCTAAATTAACCGGAGAGATTAGTTATGGGATAGCCCCAATTCAGCAAGGGCTAAAAAAAGTAGGGACTCAAAACTTTATTGATTTTGTCCTTAGTCCCCAAGGCCAACAAATTATCAAAGAATATGGGTTTCTAGCCCTTAGGGATTAA